TGCGCCGTTTGTCTACCAGCAGCAGCAAGAAATTGCGTAAGTTGGGGTTAACGCCTTCACCCAGTATTTGTCTGATGACTGCTTTTTTGTCTTCAGCTTGAATAAAGGGGTTAGCAATAAAGTTTCGCAGCTGGCTATTTTCTGAGAGTAAATTCAGCAAAACCCGCGCATCAACGCCTACCTGTTCTGTTAAGTTTTTGGATTGGGCGATTGACAATAAAGCCTGTGAGTAAGGCTGGGCTACTTCGGTTGTTGCTATCTGACTTGTCATACCTGGCCTCCCAGTTGTGCGATGCTGCGTTCAATTAAAGTTTGTTGAGCATCGTCCGCAATCCCGCTTCTGAGTTCTGACTCGACTTTTTGCAAAGCCTGAGCGACTACCCGCTGTTTCAACTGGGCGATCGCTCTGTCTCTTTCGGCGTTTAAATCAGCTGCGGCTGTTTCTTTCAAGCGTTCCACATCCTGAACCGCCCGCGCCAAAATTGCTGCTTTAGCTGCTTCGGCATTTTCTTGGGCTGCTTGGCGGATGCGTTCGGCTTCTGCTTGCGCTTGAACCAACTGCTGTTGCACTTGGGCTAAAGCCGTTTGTCCTTCTTTCAAGCGTTGTTCTGCTTCCTGAATTTCGGCAGCAATTTTTGACTGACGCTGATCCAGGATGTTGGTTAAAACCTTACGTCCAAAGTAGAATAATATGCCTATCAGAAGTGCCAGGTTGATGATGTTGGTTTCAAACAGGTCTAGGTTTAGACCGAAACCACCTTCTGCCCCTTCTGCCATTTCTGACTGAACAGCGGCTTCTGTGGCAAGTAATAACAATGTCCCCATGATACCCATCTAGACGTGCGCTGCTCGCTTGCTGTGAATTAGTTATCAGTTTTCAGTTCACAGTTGACAGTTATGAGTTATCAGTTTTCAGTTTCGTTTTTGGGTGAAACACTACACCAATTCCATCGAAAGCTTTGGTGGTGGTTCGCCATCCGCTAGAATAACCGATGACTCTTCACTGTTGACTGTTCACTGACTTTAGTATCGCCCTATCTCACCAGAGTAGGTCCCAATAGTTTCTCTAGAATTTGTCTACTGAGACCATCAACTTGTTGCTCTAAGGTAAGCAATGCTTCCTGCTTTTGCTGCTCTATTTCGCTAGCAGCTTGTTCGCGTTGAGCTTGAGCTTCTTTTTGCGCTTCGGCAATTTTTTCGGCTGTAATTTTCTTAGCTTCAACTTGCGCGGCTTCCACAGTAGCTTGTGACTGTTTACGGGCTTGTGCTAGCTGTTGCTCATATTCTTTAGTTAAGCGTTCAGCTTTAGCCAAGCGTTCACGCGCTTCAAGGTTATTCGTTCGGATGTAATTATCGCGATCGTCCAGTACCTTCGTCAGCGGCTTATAGAAAATTGCATTCAACAAAGCTGCCAACAGCAGGAACTGCAATGCCATAAAAGGCAAGGTAGCATCGAAATCAAACATTTCTCTCCTCTTTGGCTGGAGTAGCAGTTTATATGGCCAGCAATCTCATCCAACCTTGATATTTCTTGTAACCCCCATCACGAAGCGGGGTCAACTTATACCGTTTTGGATTTTAGATTTGGGATTGTCAAACCCCCATCTTTTTGCCAATTGGTATGACATGGGCACGAATCAAAGCCACCCGAAAATTGTCAGATGTAGAGACGGGGAGATGTTGAGACTCTCATTTGCTTACCCTAGTCCTTTGAGACTGGTAGCGGCTAGTTAGGACTTTTCCGCAGGGTAGCAGAGAATTCCCAGACATCTCTCACGTCTCTACACTAACAAAATCTTTTAGGTCTTATGCGAAGGGGTTAGCGAACAGCAACACCAAAGCGATAACTAGGCCGTAAATGGTCAGTGATTCCATGAACGCCAAGGTTAACAGCAGAGTACCGCGAATTTTTCCTTCTGCTTCAGGTTGACGAGCAATACCTTCTACTGCTTGACCTGCAGCATTACCTTGACCAATACCAGGTCCAATTGCAGCTAGACCAATTGCTAAAGCAGCAGCCAAAACTGAAGCAGCAGAAACTAATGGATCAATGCCTGCGGCTGCAGCCAAAATGTAAGAAGCAGAAATTACTGGAACCATGTCGATTTTCCTGACCTTGAGTACAAAACGAACAATTTTTGTGTTTAGATTTCCGATTTTAGATTTGGAATTGAATCCAAAATGACCATCC
The Gloeotrichia echinulata CP02 DNA segment above includes these coding regions:
- a CDS encoding F0F1 ATP synthase subunit B', whose amino-acid sequence is MFDFDATLPFMALQFLLLAALLNAIFYKPLTKVLDDRDNYIRTNNLEARERLAKAERLTKEYEQQLAQARKQSQATVEAAQVEAKKITAEKIAEAQKEAQAQREQAASEIEQQKQEALLTLEQQVDGLSRQILEKLLGPTLVR
- a CDS encoding F0F1 ATP synthase subunit B: MGIMGTLLLLATEAAVQSEMAEGAEGGFGLNLDLFETNIINLALLIGILFYFGRKVLTNILDQRQSKIAAEIQEAEQRLKEGQTALAQVQQQLVQAQAEAERIRQAAQENAEAAKAAILARAVQDVERLKETAAADLNAERDRAIAQLKQRVVAQALQKVESELRSGIADDAQQTLIERSIAQLGGQV
- the atpE gene encoding ATP synthase F0 subunit C, with amino-acid sequence MDPLVSAASVLAAALAIGLAAIGPGIGQGNAAGQAVEGIARQPEAEGKIRGTLLLTLAFMESLTIYGLVIALVLLFANPFA